In Opitutales bacterium, the genomic stretch GGTGAAAGGCCTGGTCCAGTATGACACCAGCGAGTCCGTGGTCGCTATCCAAGAGTATGACCGCACCTATGCCGAGGTGTCTGTTCACAAAACTTGGTAGCAGTTGGTTCTGCCCGGGTACCCAGTGAAGTCGCCCGCGTAATTTCGCTTTGGCTATAACGCTCTCGAAGTCAAGTGACCGTAATTCAAATCGAAACCAAACTAGCGAGCCGACAGAGCGGCTTGGCTACAGTTCATATTAGGCAACACCGGTTTTTTCCTATTTCAGATTGTCTTTAATTGGGAGTCTGAGATGCATACCTGAAATGGAAAAAGTGGTGCTGAGAGGGTATATCTACGTAACTGGTAAAGACCTGGAGGCGGTGCGCGGTGCTCTTCCCGAGCACGTGGAGCTCACACTTGCAGAGCCGGGATGCCTCATATTTCAAGTAACTGAGGACCCCCATCAGGCGGGACTATTCTCTGTCTATGAAGCATTCGATTCACCAGAGTCATTCCAAGCACATCAGAACCGCGTCCAGGCTTCATATTGGGGCAAGATCACCGTAGACGTCCGGAGAGATTACGAAATCAAAGGGCTGGACACTGGAAAATCGAATTCAGTCAGATCTGTGACTCATGACGAAACGCACGGGGCGACATCCCGTAGCGCAGGCTGAAACGACGACAAAAATAAGCGGGATCTCGAAAACCGGATTCATAGACAATCTGCTTGATCGGCACCTGCTCCATGCGCAAGCGTCGCGCCGCAAGGACCAAGCGTTGAGCAATGAGATAATCCTGTGGAGGTTGTCCCACCATCTCCTTCCACACGCGGCGAAAGTGATGATAGGAAATCGAAAGCCGAGAAGCTAACTGACGGAAATCCCAGTCTATCTCCGGCGCAGCGTTTATCTCTTCTTTGATCCCTGTGATCGCTTCAAACAGCTCAGACATGCTCGCGGGATGAGGCCGTTGTAGCTCGAAGAGTAGGCCTTCCAAACATTGAACCGCTCTAACATGGGAGCCCCGCTCAGATTCGATATGAGTAAGTATCTCATCCATCCTGTGCGAAAAAAACGTCGGGTCCTCAACTTTGATGGGAATCCTTTGAACATCCGCTGGAAATAATCCATGAGCTAGATAGCGATCCGCCCGGACCCCAGAAAAGGCCACACATCGATGCACCCAACTTCTATCTTTCTGAGGCCATCCAAAGCGATAGCGCGGACCGGCATAAGTCAACCAAGCTACTGGGCCGGTAAATTCGACCAATTCTTCATCCCCGACGGCGTGTAGAAAACTCCCTGCCTCGCAATAATCTAAGACATAGTAATCGGAGAATACCTTATCGATCCACGCATTGCATTGGAGTTTTTTACCTCCAAACAAGAATCTGAGATCGTCATAGAAATCCATGCTCAAATAGGTCAATTTTTTGATTAAATCGTTTCATCCTTATGAATTTAAAAGACCAATATTGTATTTATTTTCGACTACTCTCAGATCAAATAAATCAATAAAATGAATACCTTACCAGAACCTAGCAAAACACTTTTCGTGATGACAGAAGAGGATGTCAGAGAATTTTACCGCGAAGCCTACATCGTAGCGCGCAATTTCATCTCTTCAAAAAGCGTCGATATCATCAATACCTCATACGAATCAGGAATCGAAACCCTCGCTGGTAGAAAAGAGTGGAAAGGGCTCCCTTTTTCAGAAGCTGCTCAGAAGGAACTCTATACTACCCGCGTAATCGAAGGACTCGAACTTCTCATGGGCGGAGAACTCGAGCTATGGCTCGGAATGTATGCTGTTGTGATGCCCGGAGGCAATGGGCTCGCTTGGCACCAGGACAACCAATACACCCACGTCCTTGGACACATGTGCAACGCATTCGTTGCCTTGGATACAATCACTCAGGAAAATGCCGGTCTCTGGATCGCTCCACGCTCCCATCTTCTTGGAAGACTGCCTAATGAGAACAAAGAGCCGGGGCATCGACGTGCGGCCGAGCCAGCCAACGCAACACCGGCACCTGACCTCAACCCAGGGGATGCAGTCATTTTTCACCGCGAGTTCCTACACCACAGTAAAATCAACCATACAGATAGACCCCGCAGAGCTTTTGCATTCCAAATTGCTAACAAGAATTGCCGATTCGCAAAAACCGGTGAGCTCGTGACCTCAAAAGAAAAGTGTTAACCCAACCTCTACAATCTTACCAAATATATACATATAATTTCATAGCCACATCCAATCAGGATTCGAATTTTGCTGCACCACAGAATACGCAGATAAGTGTCCTGCTATTGGGTATTTATGCTTAGCATGTAGCGGGCTGTCATTTGCATGGATGGCCTTCAGATTCGTGAAGTATCCATATGCGCAACCCCGTGCGCGCTTATCTTTTTCGCAAAATCTCTTCTATATAGATAGATCTGTGAATATTTGCGTAATCTGTGGTTAAAAACTGTGGGGCAGCTTTGAAATAACTTGATGAACACCAGCTCTCGCCAGGGTCCCAAGAAGGTAAAGCTGCCCCAACCAATGGGAGATCCTAACTCTAGAACCGATCGTAAATTACGACCTGGTCGTCGGGCAGGCGGGCGCCGCGGTCCCAAGCGGGCTTAGCCTCTTTACCCACAGGGATCATAAAACTGATGATCGTTCCTTGGGGCAGATTGACGAGTTCGGCCACCTTCTCGCCGTCAAAGCCGATCATGGGGCAAGAGTCGTAACCTAGACCTTTGGCAGCAAGCATGAGAGTCATCCCAGCAAGTGCTGAAGAACGAATGGCTTCGTCACGAATGAGCTTATCATTATCTTCGTAAAAGGGTTTGATCATAGGTCCGAGGATGTCTTGAACTTCTTGTGGCGCGTGCCCCCAGTAGTTGGCTGGATCAGCGAGGTGCGCCTTAATATCCGCGCACATTAGAAAGAGCACACTCGCGTCGGTAACCTGTGCCTGGTCCCAAGCAACCGCGCGGATTTGTTTGAGCAGCTCCGGGTCACGGATCACCAGTAGCCGGTAGTTCTGCATATTAAAAGAAGACGGTGCGAGTTTAGTCAGGCGGATCAGCTCCGCGAGATCGGCCTCGGGCATGACATGCTCGGGGTCGTAGTGTTTCACTGAGCGCCGCTCATTGATAGCTTGAATTACGTCCATAGTATATTTCCTAGCAGTGTTTGTATTAAGTTGAGAAAACATGGAGAAGGAGCGGAATGCGCTTATTCCGCTCCGTATTGGATTAGCTGAGACGGAACAGGATAAATTCTGCGTCCCTGCTAGCTGCAATATCAAAAGCAGTAGCCTCGACAGCTCCACCATCTCCATCAGTTAATACATGCTCGCCGATCTGGATATCTCCTTTGATAACCTGAATCCAAGCGTAGGGGAAACGGGCATCTTCAGGCACCGCCAAGCTATTTCCATTTCGCAGATCTCCAAAAAAGATCTGAGCATCCTGGCGAATTTCAGCCGAATCGTTTTCTCCGTCGGGCGACGCTAGAAGGAAGAGCCCATTTTCGACACGACGCTCGGCTGTATCGAAGTCACGGTAACGCGGCTCGCCGCCTTGCTCACGAGGCGTGATCCAGATTTGTAGGAAATGGGCAGATTTATCTGCCTGGGGGTTAAACTCGCTGTGGAGCACCCCACTGCCGGCGCTCATATATTGAAACTCGCCCCCTTTAATAACGCGTCCATTGCCTAGGCTATCCTTATGCTCCAGCTCGCCATCGATCACATAGGAGAGTATCTCCATTGAACGGTGTGGATGGGTTCCAAAGCCTTGGCCAGGAGCCACCTTGTCTTCATTGATTACGCGCAAGCTGCGGAAACCGACGTTGTCGGGGTCCCAATACTCTCCAAAGGAAAAAGAGTGCCGGCT encodes the following:
- a CDS encoding helix-turn-helix transcriptional regulator, whose product is MDFYDDLRFLFGGKKLQCNAWIDKVFSDYYVLDYCEAGSFLHAVGDEELVEFTGPVAWLTYAGPRYRFGWPQKDRSWVHRCVAFSGVRADRYLAHGLFPADVQRIPIKVEDPTFFSHRMDEILTHIESERGSHVRAVQCLEGLLFELQRPHPASMSELFEAITGIKEEINAAPEIDWDFRQLASRLSISYHHFRRVWKEMVGQPPQDYLIAQRLVLAARRLRMEQVPIKQIVYESGFRDPAYFCRRFSLRYGMSPRAFRHESQI
- a CDS encoding nitroreductase family protein; translated protein: MDVIQAINERRSVKHYDPEHVMPEADLAELIRLTKLAPSSFNMQNYRLLVIRDPELLKQIRAVAWDQAQVTDASVLFLMCADIKAHLADPANYWGHAPQEVQDILGPMIKPFYEDNDKLIRDEAIRSSALAGMTLMLAAKGLGYDSCPMIGFDGEKVAELVNLPQGTIISFMIPVGKEAKPAWDRGARLPDDQVVIYDRF
- a CDS encoding phytanoyl-CoA dioxygenase family protein, with protein sequence MNTLPEPSKTLFVMTEEDVREFYREAYIVARNFISSKSVDIINTSYESGIETLAGRKEWKGLPFSEAAQKELYTTRVIEGLELLMGGELELWLGMYAVVMPGGNGLAWHQDNQYTHVLGHMCNAFVALDTITQENAGLWIAPRSHLLGRLPNENKEPGHRRAAEPANATPAPDLNPGDAVIFHREFLHHSKINHTDRPRRAFAFQIANKNCRFAKTGELVTSKEKC
- a CDS encoding antibiotic biosynthesis monooxygenase, translating into MEKVVLRGYIYVTGKDLEAVRGALPEHVELTLAEPGCLIFQVTEDPHQAGLFSVYEAFDSPESFQAHQNRVQASYWGKITVDVRRDYEIKGLDTGKSNSVRSVTHDETHGATSRSAG
- a CDS encoding pirin family protein, with translation MIKNDITLTKRPSEKRGHTQIAWLNSRHSFSFGEYWDPDNVGFRSLRVINEDKVAPGQGFGTHPHRSMEILSYVIDGELEHKDSLGNGRVIKGGEFQYMSAGSGVLHSEFNPQADKSAHFLQIWITPREQGGEPRYRDFDTAERRVENGLFLLASPDGENDSAEIRQDAQIFFGDLRNGNSLAVPEDARFPYAWIQVIKGDIQIGEHVLTDGDGGAVEATAFDIAASRDAEFILFRLS